The proteins below come from a single Dermatophilaceae bacterium Soc4.6 genomic window:
- a CDS encoding CoA ester lyase, whose translation MRNPKAFYAPLAVGAPIPVREIPARPSRVIHFFDPSNPKMAAKVPGMVGSVDVLLGNLEDAVKADNKVAAREGLIAIGTSTDFGETTQLWTRVNSLDSPWFLDDVTALVAGIGDKLDVIMVPKVEGAEDIHYVDRLLAQLEAKAGLTRPILVHAILETARGMVNVEEIVTASPRMQGLSLGPADLAASRRMKTTRVGGGHPGYLVRQDPTGGDIRGERTVYQQDLWHYTIARMVDACAMAGIYPYYGPFGDIADVVACEDQFRNAFLLGCVGAWSLHPAQIAIAKKVFSPSSEDVAHARRVVEAMGDGTGAVMLDGKMEDDASLKQCQVLLELAERLSLTDPDLADLYAAGAVA comes from the coding sequence ATGCGCAACCCCAAGGCCTTCTACGCCCCCCTCGCGGTCGGGGCGCCGATACCGGTCCGCGAGATCCCGGCCCGGCCGTCGCGCGTCATCCACTTCTTCGACCCCAGCAACCCCAAGATGGCAGCCAAGGTGCCGGGCATGGTCGGCTCGGTCGACGTGCTGCTGGGCAACCTCGAGGACGCGGTCAAGGCCGACAACAAGGTCGCCGCGCGCGAGGGGCTCATCGCAATCGGGACGTCGACCGACTTCGGTGAGACGACCCAGCTGTGGACGCGGGTCAACAGCCTCGACTCCCCGTGGTTCCTCGACGACGTGACCGCGCTGGTGGCCGGCATCGGCGACAAGCTCGACGTCATCATGGTGCCCAAGGTCGAGGGCGCCGAGGACATCCACTACGTCGACCGGCTGCTCGCGCAGCTCGAGGCCAAGGCCGGGCTGACCCGTCCGATCCTGGTGCACGCGATCCTGGAGACGGCCCGGGGCATGGTCAACGTCGAGGAGATCGTCACCGCCAGCCCGCGTATGCAGGGCCTCTCGCTCGGCCCCGCCGACCTCGCGGCCTCCCGCCGGATGAAGACGACCCGCGTCGGTGGTGGCCACCCCGGCTACCTCGTGCGGCAGGACCCGACCGGGGGCGACATCCGGGGGGAGCGCACGGTCTACCAGCAGGACCTCTGGCACTACACGATCGCCCGGATGGTCGACGCCTGCGCGATGGCCGGTATCTACCCCTACTACGGGCCCTTCGGTGACATCGCCGACGTCGTGGCCTGCGAAGACCAGTTCCGCAACGCGTTCCTGCTCGGCTGCGTCGGTGCGTGGTCGTTGCACCCGGCGCAGATCGCCATCGCCAAGAAGGTCTTCAGCCCGTCGTCCGAGGACGTCGCGCACGCCCGCCGGGTCGTCGAGGCGATGGGCGACGGCACCGGCGCGGTGATGCTCGACGGCAAGATGGAGGACGACGCGAGCCTCAAGCAGTGCCAGGTGCTGCTCGAGCTGGCGGAGCGCCTCAGCCTGACCGACCCCGACCTGGCCGACCTCTACGCGGCCGGGGCGGTGGCGTGA
- a CDS encoding CoA ester lyase, with protein sequence MSAPVLRPRRSVLYMPSSNERALDKAKTLPVDSLILDLEDAVAPDAKESARSAACVAAASGDYGNREVTIRVNSIGTPWHDADVVAVATSGASAVVVPKVGSVADVHAVVGALEAAGAPDSLRLWAMIETPDAILDVREIARASDRLEVLVLGTNDIVRELYAAHVPGREPLLTCLSLAVLGARAAGVAVLDGVYNDVKDTEGLEAECRQGRALGFDGKTLIHPGQVEAANRLFAPSEQEVADAHELVAVFEEALEQGKGVVTHQGRMVENLHVEIARRAIAMGHAIAARG encoded by the coding sequence GTGAGCGCGCCGGTGCTGCGTCCGCGCCGCTCGGTGCTCTACATGCCGAGCTCCAACGAGCGGGCGCTCGACAAGGCGAAGACCCTGCCGGTTGACTCCCTCATCCTCGACCTCGAGGACGCCGTCGCCCCGGACGCGAAGGAGTCGGCCCGCTCTGCCGCCTGCGTCGCTGCCGCCTCGGGGGACTACGGCAACCGCGAGGTCACCATCCGGGTCAACAGCATCGGCACCCCGTGGCACGACGCCGACGTGGTCGCGGTCGCCACCTCGGGCGCCTCCGCCGTCGTCGTGCCCAAGGTGGGGTCGGTCGCCGACGTGCACGCGGTCGTCGGCGCGCTCGAGGCGGCGGGCGCCCCGGACTCGCTGCGGCTCTGGGCCATGATCGAGACGCCCGACGCGATCCTCGACGTGCGCGAGATCGCCCGTGCGTCGGATCGGCTCGAGGTGCTGGTGCTAGGCACCAACGACATCGTGCGCGAGCTGTATGCCGCGCACGTGCCCGGTCGCGAGCCGCTGCTGACCTGTCTCTCGCTGGCGGTGCTCGGCGCCCGGGCGGCCGGCGTCGCCGTGCTCGACGGGGTCTACAACGACGTCAAGGACACCGAGGGCCTGGAGGCCGAGTGCCGCCAGGGTCGGGCCCTCGGCTTCGACGGCAAGACCCTGATCCACCCCGGTCAGGTCGAGGCCGCCAACCGCCTCTTCGCGCCCAGCGAGCAGGAGGTGGCCGACGCGCACGAGCTCGTCGCGGTCTTCGAGGAGGCCCTCGAGCAGGGCAAGGGCGTCGTGACCCACCAGGGCAGGATGGTGGAGAACCTCCACGTCGAGATCGCTCGGCGCGCCATCGCCATGGGGCACGCCATCGCGGCGCGGGGCTGA
- a CDS encoding YdeI/OmpD-associated family protein: protein MELTAAVLQKRGPAGAFVLTDEQVVELGAGAKTFPVTLTVGGVTLPLRLARMGGENLVGLSRSAREQAGVEIGEAYDVTVVADAAERTVEVPHDLTAALAAAPGAAAAYAALSPSRRKELVRRVTEAKRAETRAARVVAAVEQLRGSGAG, encoded by the coding sequence ATGGAGCTCACAGCGGCGGTCCTTCAGAAGCGTGGCCCAGCAGGCGCGTTCGTCCTGACCGACGAGCAGGTGGTCGAGCTGGGAGCCGGGGCGAAGACCTTCCCGGTGACCCTGACGGTCGGAGGGGTCACGCTGCCCCTGCGCCTGGCCCGCATGGGCGGCGAGAACCTGGTCGGCCTGTCCAGGTCGGCGCGCGAGCAGGCGGGGGTGGAGATCGGTGAGGCATACGACGTCACCGTCGTCGCCGATGCTGCCGAGCGCACCGTCGAGGTGCCGCACGACCTCACGGCGGCGCTCGCGGCGGCGCCGGGTGCGGCCGCAGCCTACGCGGCGTTGTCGCCCTCCCGCCGCAAGGAGCTGGTCCGCCGGGTGACCGAGGCCAAGCGGGCGGAGACCCGCGCCGCCCGGGTCGTGGCGGCGGTCGAGCAGCTGCGGGGGTCGGGGGCCGGCTGA
- a CDS encoding beta-propeller fold lactonase family protein, with protein sequence MSATRTRTLVSGGIAGLVGLTATTALALPARAATPTPVGHVYEATNAVDGNAIQVFDQYADGHLAAAGVVASGGVGTGGSLHSQGGVVRDGSLLFAVNGGSDSVSVFAITGAGLILRGTVPSGGLLPVSVTVHDGIGYVLNQSDDTVSGFRYTRTGLVAAMPATTRSLTPNPAGGITDAAQVSFTPDGSRLLVTEKASNALETFAVRGSGALGTLSTTVSAGTTPYGFAFDTHGNALVSEAGTGSVSSYRLAGKAANVISAAVPDGQSAACWLVVAPNGTTAWAVNTGSHSLSSYAISRTGALTLTSAVAADTVLGGTDTTVAADGRAVYVRLAGGLLSTWAIGRHGELRDLGTVQGAPTFGTSGLASS encoded by the coding sequence ATGTCCGCCACCCGCACCCGCACCCTCGTCTCCGGCGGTATCGCCGGCCTCGTCGGGCTCACCGCCACCACCGCCCTCGCCCTGCCCGCCCGGGCGGCGACCCCCACCCCGGTCGGTCACGTCTACGAGGCGACCAACGCCGTCGACGGCAACGCGATCCAGGTCTTCGACCAGTATGCCGACGGGCACCTCGCAGCGGCGGGAGTCGTCGCCTCGGGAGGCGTCGGGACCGGCGGCTCGCTGCACTCCCAGGGCGGTGTCGTCCGCGACGGGAGCCTGCTCTTCGCGGTGAACGGCGGCAGCGACTCGGTCTCCGTCTTCGCCATCACCGGCGCCGGGCTCATCCTGCGCGGGACCGTGCCGTCCGGTGGCCTGCTGCCGGTCAGCGTCACCGTCCACGACGGCATCGGCTACGTGCTCAACCAGAGCGATGACACCGTCAGCGGATTCCGTTACACCCGTACGGGACTCGTCGCAGCCATGCCGGCCACGACGCGGTCGCTCACACCCAACCCGGCGGGGGGCATCACCGACGCCGCGCAGGTGTCGTTCACCCCGGACGGCTCCCGGCTGCTCGTCACCGAGAAGGCGAGCAACGCGCTCGAGACCTTCGCCGTGCGCGGGAGCGGCGCCCTCGGGACGCTCTCGACGACGGTGTCTGCTGGCACGACGCCCTACGGCTTCGCCTTCGACACCCACGGCAACGCCCTCGTCTCCGAGGCCGGCACCGGGTCGGTGTCGTCCTACCGCCTCGCCGGCAAGGCCGCCAACGTCATCTCGGCCGCCGTCCCCGACGGCCAGTCGGCGGCCTGCTGGCTCGTGGTCGCACCCAACGGCACGACCGCCTGGGCCGTCAACACCGGCAGCCACAGCCTCTCGAGCTACGCCATCAGCCGCACCGGGGCCCTGACGCTCACCTCGGCGGTCGCCGCCGACACGGTGCTGGGCGGCACCGACACGACGGTCGCGGCCGACGGTCGGGCGGTCTATGTCCGGCTCGCCGGCGGGCTGCTGTCCACCTGGGCCATCGGCCGCCACGGCGAGCTGCGGGACCTCGGCACGGTGCAGGGCGCTCCCACCTTCGGCACCTCCGGTCTCGCCTCCAGCTGA
- a CDS encoding DinB family protein, with translation MTDATSHPQPDLRPDTGDERRQLLGFLQGQRDILLRKCEGLDAIALGATHPPSTLTLGGLLHHAALNEDWWFSVRMTGAQPPPPWDRADWDADPDWEFTRARDLTADALVEQYRLSCARSDVVLAGVGLETLAAVAHGDGLYGNVRWIVLHMIEETARHAGHADLLREAIDGRTGE, from the coding sequence GTGACCGACGCCACGAGCCACCCCCAGCCCGACCTGCGGCCTGACACCGGCGACGAGCGCCGCCAGCTGCTCGGGTTCCTGCAGGGCCAGCGCGACATCCTGCTGCGCAAGTGCGAAGGACTGGACGCGATCGCACTGGGAGCGACCCACCCTCCGTCGACGCTGACCCTCGGTGGGCTGTTGCACCACGCCGCCCTCAACGAGGACTGGTGGTTCTCGGTGCGGATGACGGGGGCCCAGCCCCCACCGCCCTGGGATCGGGCCGACTGGGACGCCGACCCCGACTGGGAGTTCACCCGGGCCCGGGACCTCACGGCCGATGCCCTCGTCGAGCAGTACCGGCTCTCGTGCGCCCGGAGCGATGTCGTGCTGGCCGGGGTGGGCCTCGAGACCCTCGCGGCGGTCGCCCACGGTGACGGGCTCTACGGCAACGTGCGCTGGATCGTCCTGCACATGATCGAGGAGACCGCCCGCCACGCCGGGCACGCCGACCTGCTGCGTGAGGCCATCGACGGACGGACGGGCGAGTAG
- a CDS encoding acyl-CoA dehydrogenase family protein, which translates to MARLQQTDGLTEEQTELLALVRLFVDEQIIPVATSLEHADEYPTKIVEAMKEMGIFGLMIPEEYGGLGESLLTYALCVEEIARGWMSVSGIINTHFIVAYLVLQHGTEEQKQRYLPRMATGEVRGAFSMSEPGCGSDVSAITTKAVVGDDDTWTINGQKMWLTNGGSSNLVAVLVKTDTGAESVYKNMTTFLVEKESGFGETAPGLTVPGKIDKMGYKGVDTTELVFDGYTTTTDQILGGVPGKGFYQMMDGVEVGRVNVAARGCGVALRAFELGVSYAQQRETFGKKIAEHQAVLFRLADMATKVEAAHQMMVKAAKVKDAGQRNDLEAGMAKYLASEYCSQVVEDSFRIHGGYGYSKEYEIERLYREAPMLLIGEGTADIQKMIIGRRLLEDYKLRS; encoded by the coding sequence ATGGCACGACTGCAGCAGACCGATGGCCTCACGGAGGAGCAGACCGAGCTGCTCGCGTTGGTGCGGCTGTTCGTCGATGAGCAGATCATCCCGGTGGCGACGTCGTTGGAGCACGCGGACGAGTACCCCACGAAGATCGTGGAGGCGATGAAGGAGATGGGGATCTTCGGGCTGATGATCCCGGAGGAGTACGGCGGTCTCGGGGAGTCGCTGCTGACGTACGCGTTGTGCGTGGAGGAGATCGCGCGGGGGTGGATGTCGGTGTCGGGGATCATCAACACCCACTTCATCGTGGCGTACCTGGTGCTGCAGCACGGCACGGAGGAGCAGAAGCAGCGGTACCTGCCGCGGATGGCGACGGGGGAGGTGCGGGGCGCGTTCTCGATGAGCGAGCCCGGGTGCGGCTCGGACGTCTCGGCCATCACGACCAAGGCCGTTGTGGGCGACGACGACACCTGGACGATCAACGGCCAGAAGATGTGGCTGACCAACGGTGGGTCCTCGAACCTCGTCGCGGTCCTGGTCAAGACGGACACGGGTGCTGAGTCGGTGTACAAGAACATGACGACGTTCCTGGTGGAGAAGGAGTCCGGTTTCGGGGAGACCGCGCCGGGGCTGACGGTGCCGGGCAAGATCGACAAGATGGGCTACAAGGGGGTCGACACCACCGAGCTGGTCTTCGACGGCTACACCACCACGACCGACCAGATCCTCGGTGGGGTCCCGGGCAAGGGCTTCTACCAGATGATGGACGGCGTCGAGGTCGGCCGGGTCAACGTCGCCGCCCGCGGCTGCGGGGTCGCGCTCCGCGCGTTCGAGCTGGGGGTGTCCTACGCGCAGCAGCGCGAGACCTTCGGCAAGAAGATCGCCGAGCACCAGGCGGTGCTGTTCCGTCTCGCCGACATGGCGACGAAGGTCGAGGCGGCGCACCAGATGATGGTGAAGGCGGCCAAGGTCAAGGATGCGGGGCAGCGCAACGACCTCGAGGCGGGGATGGCGAAGTACCTCGCGTCCGAGTACTGCTCGCAGGTCGTGGAGGACTCGTTCCGCATCCACGGCGGCTACGGCTACTCCAAGGAGTACGAGATCGAGCGGCTATACCGCGAGGCGCCGATGCTGCTGATCGGTGAGGGCACCGCCGACATCCAGAAGATGATCATCGGCCGACGCCTGCTCGAGGACTACAAGCTCAGGAGCTGA
- a CDS encoding general stress protein gives MSTQANTPRMPQARLSLEYPMSLGIFDSYVAAQKAVDLLSDKEFPVQNCLIVGTDLKQLERITGRLTWGRVLAAGALSGVWLGLFVGLIFALFDSGNNVVTLVLSTVLFGAVFGLVWGAIGYAATGGRRDFSSVSQIVPSKYEVLCEHKVAAQARDILAGAGLLGHADLT, from the coding sequence ATGAGCACACAGGCCAACACGCCCCGGATGCCACAGGCCCGCCTCTCCTTGGAGTACCCCATGTCCCTGGGGATCTTCGACAGCTACGTCGCGGCGCAGAAGGCCGTCGACCTCCTGTCGGACAAGGAGTTCCCGGTCCAGAACTGCCTGATCGTGGGCACCGACCTCAAGCAGCTCGAGCGGATCACCGGGCGGCTGACCTGGGGTCGGGTGCTTGCGGCGGGGGCTCTCTCGGGGGTGTGGCTGGGGCTCTTCGTCGGGCTGATCTTCGCGCTCTTCGACAGCGGCAACAACGTCGTGACCCTGGTGCTGTCGACGGTGCTCTTCGGTGCGGTCTTCGGCCTGGTCTGGGGCGCGATCGGCTACGCAGCAACCGGTGGCCGACGCGACTTCAGCTCGGTCAGCCAGATCGTGCCGAGCAAGTACGAGGTGCTCTGCGAGCACAAGGTGGCCGCGCAGGCCCGCGACATCCTCGCCGGTGCCGGGCTGCTCGGGCACGCCGACCTGACCTGA
- a CDS encoding aminopeptidase P family protein — protein MSEQQQQSESRSRPPTDELRRFIASGWAPRPTGTPDRAPVADFAARRRDAVSTSYAGERLVVPAGGFKVRSNDCDYVFRPHTAFAWLTGFGGDQEPDAVLVLEPQAGGGHDAVLFFRPWGGRDSDEFFSDSRYGEFWVGARPTLDDVEAQFGVTARHIDDLPEALAKDAGTVTLRVVRDADADITQLVDKVRSEADAQETTQEQTEAATERDLELAAVLSTLRLVKDDYEIEQMRAAVAATGMGFDEVVAHLHEAASKARGERWVEGLFGLHARHEGNGVGYDSICASGNHATTLHWIKNTGAIGAGELLLLDAGVEVDALYTADITRTLPVDGTFTDVQRRIYDAVYAAQEAALAVIRPGVKFSEIHDAAIRVIAQTVHDWGLLPDGITVDDTLDVDHGQLHRRWMVHGTSHHLGLDVHDCALATRADYLDRELEVGMVLTVEPGLYFKADDELVPAEMRGTGVRIEDDVVVTADGYELLSAGIPRSADEVEAWIARLQR, from the coding sequence ATGAGTGAGCAGCAGCAGCAGTCCGAGAGCCGTTCTCGTCCGCCGACCGACGAGCTGCGCCGGTTCATCGCGTCGGGATGGGCACCACGCCCGACCGGCACGCCCGACCGCGCCCCCGTCGCCGACTTCGCCGCCCGACGGCGTGACGCGGTCAGCACGTCGTACGCCGGTGAGCGCCTGGTCGTCCCGGCCGGCGGCTTCAAGGTGCGCTCCAACGACTGCGACTACGTCTTCCGCCCGCACACGGCCTTCGCCTGGCTGACGGGCTTCGGCGGCGACCAGGAGCCCGACGCGGTGCTCGTGCTCGAGCCACAAGCGGGCGGAGGCCACGACGCCGTGCTCTTCTTCCGCCCCTGGGGCGGCCGCGACTCCGACGAGTTCTTCAGCGACAGCCGCTACGGCGAGTTCTGGGTCGGGGCGCGCCCGACGCTCGACGACGTCGAGGCGCAGTTCGGCGTCACGGCACGCCACATCGACGACCTGCCCGAGGCACTGGCCAAGGACGCGGGCACCGTGACCCTGAGGGTCGTGCGGGACGCCGACGCCGACATCACGCAGCTGGTCGACAAGGTGCGCAGCGAGGCCGACGCCCAGGAGACGACGCAGGAGCAGACCGAGGCCGCCACGGAGCGCGACCTCGAGCTGGCCGCCGTGCTGTCGACCCTGCGCCTGGTCAAGGACGACTATGAGATCGAGCAGATGCGGGCCGCGGTCGCGGCCACCGGCATGGGTTTCGACGAGGTCGTGGCCCACCTGCACGAGGCGGCGAGCAAGGCCCGTGGGGAGCGGTGGGTCGAGGGGCTCTTCGGTCTCCACGCGCGCCACGAGGGCAACGGTGTCGGCTACGACTCGATCTGCGCGAGCGGCAACCACGCCACCACGCTGCACTGGATCAAGAACACCGGCGCGATCGGCGCGGGCGAGCTGCTCCTGCTCGACGCCGGGGTCGAGGTCGACGCGCTCTACACCGCCGACATCACCCGCACCCTGCCGGTCGACGGCACCTTCACCGACGTGCAGCGGCGCATCTACGACGCCGTCTACGCCGCGCAGGAGGCCGCGCTGGCGGTGATCCGCCCGGGGGTGAAGTTCTCCGAGATCCATGACGCAGCCATCCGGGTCATCGCCCAGACGGTGCACGACTGGGGCCTGCTGCCCGACGGGATCACGGTGGACGACACGCTCGACGTCGACCACGGCCAGCTCCACCGCCGCTGGATGGTGCACGGCACCAGCCACCACCTCGGTCTCGACGTGCACGACTGCGCCCTGGCGACCCGCGCCGACTACCTCGACCGCGAGCTCGAGGTCGGCATGGTCCTCACCGTCGAGCCCGGCCTCTACTTCAAGGCCGACGACGAGCTGGTGCCCGCCGAGATGCGCGGCACCGGCGTGCGCATCGAGGACGACGTCGTCGTCACCGCCGACGGCTACGAGCTGCTCTCGGCCGGCATCCCCCGCTCGGCCGACGAGGTCGAGGCCTGGATCGCGCGCCTGCAGCGCTGA
- a CDS encoding threonine/serine exporter family protein: MADPISPPPRRPRRPATGAGGARPEPSQARGRRTRQVLRPTGPPTDRLPVVWTGPDGVDSDLARGVIDLAMRAGAALLATGAPASDVVATVLRLTAAYGLRGVHVDVTFSAVTVSYNRGPRADPMTLLRTVRSRSADFERLDRLRALVIDLGEDPVPVDEARIRFDSVIESPNPYRRWVTTLATGVLGASAAAILGAGPLIVAVSLATAALVAVVQHRMARLGIESFFAQAVAAAVPTAIAVAVAGLQSGFGVLEGILPSIVVASGIVVLLAGLSVVGAAQDAIEGFYVTAGARAFEVLVLTLGLVVGITVVLALAHKLGLVLSVSEGLVGSVPLTVRLGAAGVSAAAFAVSTYAAGRSVVVAALAGGVGWGVYEAMGSFGAGKPTASAVAAFVIGVSAQLVARRLRIAAIAVTTSSIVALLPGRTVYQGLFQIVSDSAGPGLYQGIATLLEAAGIGVGLAAGVSFGTYVARLVQDGRRGRLRRRAPGARA, encoded by the coding sequence GTGGCCGACCCGATCAGCCCTCCACCGCGCCGCCCCCGCCGACCAGCGACGGGGGCCGGCGGCGCGCGCCCGGAGCCCAGCCAGGCCCGAGGGCGCCGCACCCGTCAGGTGCTGCGGCCGACCGGCCCCCCGACCGACCGGCTCCCGGTCGTGTGGACCGGGCCGGACGGGGTTGACAGCGACCTCGCGCGTGGTGTCATCGACCTCGCCATGCGGGCGGGAGCGGCGCTGCTCGCGACCGGCGCCCCGGCCTCCGACGTCGTGGCGACCGTGCTGCGCCTGACCGCGGCATACGGGCTGCGGGGGGTGCACGTCGACGTCACCTTCAGCGCGGTGACCGTCTCCTACAACCGCGGTCCGAGAGCCGACCCGATGACGCTGCTGCGCACGGTGCGCTCGCGCTCGGCGGATTTCGAGCGTCTCGACCGGCTGCGTGCGCTGGTCATCGACCTCGGCGAGGACCCGGTGCCGGTCGACGAAGCGCGCATCCGCTTCGACTCGGTCATCGAGTCACCCAACCCCTACCGCCGCTGGGTGACCACCCTCGCCACCGGCGTGCTCGGCGCCTCCGCCGCGGCCATCCTCGGGGCCGGGCCGCTCATCGTGGCGGTCAGCCTGGCCACGGCTGCGCTGGTCGCGGTGGTGCAGCACCGGATGGCCAGGCTGGGGATCGAGTCGTTCTTCGCTCAGGCGGTGGCGGCGGCCGTGCCGACGGCCATCGCCGTGGCCGTGGCCGGCCTGCAGTCGGGATTCGGGGTGCTCGAGGGCATCCTGCCGTCCATCGTCGTCGCGTCCGGCATCGTCGTGCTCCTCGCCGGGCTCTCCGTCGTCGGCGCGGCTCAGGACGCCATCGAGGGGTTCTACGTCACCGCCGGTGCGCGCGCGTTCGAGGTGCTGGTGCTGACCCTCGGGCTCGTCGTCGGCATCACGGTCGTGCTCGCACTCGCCCACAAGCTCGGGCTGGTGCTGTCCGTCAGCGAGGGGCTGGTCGGCTCTGTCCCCCTCACCGTGCGCCTCGGGGCGGCCGGGGTCAGCGCGGCGGCCTTCGCCGTCTCCACGTATGCCGCGGGCCGCAGCGTCGTCGTCGCGGCGCTGGCCGGCGGGGTCGGGTGGGGGGTCTACGAGGCGATGGGCTCGTTCGGCGCGGGCAAGCCGACGGCCAGCGCCGTGGCCGCGTTCGTCATCGGTGTCTCCGCGCAGCTGGTCGCCCGGCGTCTGCGCATCGCGGCCATCGCGGTGACGACCTCGAGCATCGTCGCCCTGCTGCCGGGCCGCACGGTCTACCAGGGGCTCTTCCAGATCGTCTCCGACTCGGCGGGCCCCGGTCTCTACCAGGGGATCGCCACGCTCCTCGAGGCCGCCGGCATCGGGGTGGGTCTGGCCGCCGGGGTCTCCTTCGGCACGTACGTGGCGAGGCTGGTGCAGGACGGCCGCAGGGGTCGGCTCCGTCGCCGGGCCCCCGGCGCCCGCGCCTGA
- a CDS encoding MaoC family dehydratase gives MQFGRSYEEFEVGAVYKHWPGKTVTEYDDHLFCLLTMNHHPLHLDVNYAAETTQFGKNVVVGNYIYSLLLGMSVPDVSGKAIANLEVESLKHVAPTFHGDTIYGETLVLDKWESTSKDDRGIVYVETTGCNQDGTVVCVFRRKVMVPKDSYLAARGGEQPGRPVLKDPAPRA, from the coding sequence ATGCAGTTCGGTCGCAGCTACGAGGAGTTCGAGGTCGGTGCGGTCTACAAGCACTGGCCCGGCAAGACGGTCACGGAGTACGACGACCACCTCTTCTGCCTGCTCACGATGAACCACCACCCGCTGCACCTCGACGTCAACTACGCCGCCGAGACCACGCAGTTCGGCAAGAACGTCGTCGTGGGCAACTACATCTACTCGCTGCTGCTCGGCATGTCGGTGCCCGACGTCTCGGGCAAGGCCATCGCCAACCTCGAGGTCGAGTCGCTCAAGCACGTCGCGCCGACCTTCCACGGCGACACCATCTACGGCGAGACCCTCGTGCTCGACAAGTGGGAGAGCACGAGCAAGGACGACCGCGGCATCGTCTACGTCGAGACCACCGGCTGCAACCAGGACGGCACCGTCGTCTGCGTCTTCCGCCGCAAGGTCATGGTGCCCAAGGACAGCTACCTCGCCGCCCGGGGTGGGGAGCAGCCGGGTCGCCCGGTGCTCAAGGATCCGGCGCCCAGGGCCTGA